The nucleotide window GAAAGCAGCGGCAATCCGGGCTACACCGGCGCCACCGCCCACGAGCGCATCCAGGCCGCATATCCGACCGACGCCACCGCGGAAGTGGTGGCCGGCGCCAACCGCTGGACCTCGGTGGCCAATGCGCAGCTGTCGATGTCGCCCAAGGACGCGCTGGTGTCGGACCTGGTGGACGCGCCGTTCCACCGCGCCGCGCTGCTGGGCAGCTATGGCTCGGCCGGCAGCGGCTTTGCCGAGCGCGTCGGCGCCGACGGCAGCGGCACCTCGGCCAGCTACTACCAGACCGTCGACCTCGCCGACCGCGTCAAGGGCGGCAGCGACAGCCAGATGGTGGCCTATCCGTTCGATGGCCAGAACGACGTGCCGGTCAACTGGGTCAACACCGAAAGCCCCAACCCGGCGCCGGGCTATGAAAGCCGCACCATGGGCTACCCGGTGTCGCTGCAGGCGGTCAATACCTCGCTGCAGTTCGATGCCGACAACTTCGTCATTACCGATGCGCAGGGCGGCAACGTCAACTGCATCAAGGTCGACAGCCGTTCGTCGGGCCTGAGCAGCGCAGCGCGCGGCCTGGCGGTGTGCACGCCGGTGGCGCCGCTGGCGAGCCAGCAGCGCTATACCGTGCGGGTGACAGGCCGGCTCGGCGCGCAGCCGGTCGACCTGAGCTGGTCGTTCACCACGCGCTGACCCTTTCCGAGGGCAGGGCCGCCGCCAGGGCGGGATGTGGCGGGCGCCAGACTTCCGCCTCCCGGGATGCCCGGATCGACACTACAATCGTCTGATCCTGCTCCCGGAGATATCGCATGGCTCACCCTGACCTTACTTCGATGGCGTGGCGCGGCGCGCTGGCGCTGGCCCTGTCGGCGCTGCTCGGTGCCTGCGCCGCCCCGGGCGCAGGCCCGGCCACCGCGGACGCCACGGCTGCGCCCGCTGCCGCAACCCCGCCCGCGGCGCTGCCGCCTGCGCCGGAAGTGGCTTCGGGCTACCGCCCCGGCATGGCCACCGTCTTCGCGCAGCGCCATATGGCGGCCGCGGCCAATCCGCTCGCCACTGAGGCCGGGCGCGCGATGCTGCGCCAGGGCGGGTCGGCCATCGACGCCGCCATCGCCATGCAGGCGGTGCTGACGCTGGTCGAGCCGCAGGCCACCGGCATCGGCGGCGGCGCCTTCATCATGTACTGGGACGGCAAGAACGTGCAGGCCTTCGACGGCCGCGAGACCGCTCCCGCCGGCGCCACCGAGAACCTGTTCATGCGCCCGGACGGCAAGCCGATGGCATTCAGCGAGGCCCAGATCGGCGGGCGCTCGGTCGGCACGCCGGGGGTGATGCGCGCGTTGGAGATGGTCCACCGCAAGCACGGGCGCCTGCCCTGGGCCAGGCTGTTCCAGCCCGCCATCGAGCTGGCGGAGAAGGGCTTCCCGATCTCGCAGCGGCTCTACACGCAGGTCGCGGCCGACAAGTTCCTGGCCAGTTCGCCCGAGATGGCCGCGTACTTCCTCGATGCCCAGGGCAAGCCCAAGCCGGCCGGCACGGTGCTGAAGAACCCGAAGCTGGCGCAGACGCTGCGCGACATTGCCCGGCGCGGCGCGGGCGTGCTCTACGGCGGCCCGATCGCGCGCGATATCGTCGCCAGGGTGAACAGCGGCAGCAATGCCGGCTCGCTGTCGCTGGCCGACCTGGGCAGCTACCGCGCCAAGCAGCGCGTGCCGGTGTGCACCGACTACAAGCGCTGGAAGATCTGCGGCATGCCGCCGCCGTCGTCGGGCGGCATCGCCATCGCGCAGATCCTCGGCACGCTGCAGGCGCTGGAAACCAAGAACCCGAAATACGCGCTGGCGGCGCTCAAGCCGCAGCGCGTGAACACGCCGGCGCAGCTCGAAGCCCATCCTGACGCCGTCCATGCGATTGCCGAGGCCGATCGCCTGGCCTATGCCGACCGCGGCCTGTACGTCGCCGATACGGACTTCGTGCCGGTCGATGTCAGCGGCATGGTCAACCCGTCCTACCTCGCCGTGCGCGCCGAACTGATCGGCGACCAGAGCATGGGCAAGGCCCAGCCGGGCACGCCGCCGGGCGCAACAATGGCCTACGCGCCGGACCGCTCGCCGCCGCGCCTTTCCACCTCGCAGATCGTGGCCGTCGACGATCGCGGCGGCGCGATCTCGATGACCACCACGATCGAGTCGTACTTCGGCTCGCATCTGATGGTGCGCGGCTTCATGCTGAACAACCAGCTCACCGACTTCTCCTTCGTGCCCAGCGAAAACGGCAAGCCGGTGGCCAACCGCGTGCAGCCGGGCAAGCGCCCGCGTTCATCGATGGCGCCGACGCTGGTGTTCGACCGCCAGAGCGGCCAGCTGGTGGCAACGCTCGGCTCGCCGGGCGGCTCGCAGATCATCGAGTACGTATCCAAGGCGCTGGTCGGCATGCTCGACTGGAACCTGGACCCGCAGGCGGCGATCGGCATGGGCAACTTCGGCAGCCGCAACGGCCCCACCGAAGTCGAGCAGGGCCTGGTATCGCCTGGGCTGGTGCAGGCACTGCAGGCGCGCGGCCACCAGGTGACGGCGATCGAGATGACCAGCGGCACGCAGGCGATCGTGCGCCGCCAGGGGCCGGACGGGAAGACGGTGTGGGCCGGCGGGGCGGATCCGCGGCGGGAGGGGGTGGCGTTGGGGGATTGAGACGGAGGTTGGCTATCCGTCCCGGCACCGCCGGTTTGCTCCCCTCTCCCGCGTGCGGGANNNNNNNNNNNNNNNNNNNNNNNNNNNNNNNNNNNNNNNNNNNNNNNNNNNNNNNNNNNNNNNNNNNNNNNNNNNNNNNNNNNNNNNNNNNNNNNNNNNNCGGCATACCACCGGCAGTACTTTGTGGAAGCTCCGGCCCTCACCCCGACCCTCTCCCGCAAGCGGGAGAGGGAGTACCCAGGCGGCAGGCCTCAGCCCTTCGCCTTCTTCGCATACTCCCACCCCATCTCAGCCATCGGCCGCGCGCGCTTGCCGGCGTCGGTGGCCTGCGCCGACGACGCGGTGCCGTCGACCACGCGCTTCATGATCCCCTGCAGGATGCCGGCGATGCGGAACATGCTGAAGGCCAGGTAGAAGTTCCAGTCGCCGGTGATGGGGCGGCCGGTGCGCTGCTCGTACTGGCGGCGGTAGCTGGCTTCGTCGGGGATGCCGAGCGCGGCGAAGTCGAGGCCGGCGATGCCGCGGAACTGGCCGGGGGCGATATGCCAGCTCATGCAGTGGTAGCTGAAGTCGGCCATCGGGTGGCCCAGCGTGGACAGCTCCCAGTCCAGCACCGCCAGCACGCGCGGCTCGGTCGGGTGGAACATCAGGTTGTCGAGCCGGTAGTCGCCATGCACGATCGAGGTCAGGTCGGCGTCTTGCTGCGGGATATGCTGCGGTAGCCAGTCCATCAGCGAGTCCATGGCCGGAATCGATTCGGTCTCAGACAGCTTGTACTGCTTGGTCCAGCGCTCGATCTGGCGCTGGAAGTAGTTGCCGGGCTTGCCGTAGTCGCCCAGGCCGATGGCGTTGTAG belongs to Cupriavidus taiwanensis and includes:
- a CDS encoding CAP domain-containing protein, which gives rise to MTGKRLPADCQSNPLRRAPRTTLALTTLCTAAALALAACGGGDGGDGGTPASAAGGSAPSGAQAGAQAGAPAGGQGAATSPTSPTGSTTNTTTTARACYTVSGAAPAAAPGSGISLLPARGSAVSNYRVLEEPRTAGLCYANYRREQVGLPPLAARDPLNAAAQAHTDYMLANATLTHDESSGNPGYTGATAHERIQAAYPTDATAEVVAGANRWTSVANAQLSMSPKDALVSDLVDAPFHRAALLGSYGSAGSGFAERVGADGSGTSASYYQTVDLADRVKGGSDSQMVAYPFDGQNDVPVNWVNTESPNPAPGYESRTMGYPVSLQAVNTSLQFDADNFVITDAQGGNVNCIKVDSRSSGLSSAARGLAVCTPVAPLASQQRYTVRVTGRLGAQPVDLSWSFTTR
- the ggt gene encoding gamma-glutamyltransferase; the encoded protein is MAHPDLTSMAWRGALALALSALLGACAAPGAGPATADATAAPAAATPPAALPPAPEVASGYRPGMATVFAQRHMAAAANPLATEAGRAMLRQGGSAIDAAIAMQAVLTLVEPQATGIGGGAFIMYWDGKNVQAFDGRETAPAGATENLFMRPDGKPMAFSEAQIGGRSVGTPGVMRALEMVHRKHGRLPWARLFQPAIELAEKGFPISQRLYTQVAADKFLASSPEMAAYFLDAQGKPKPAGTVLKNPKLAQTLRDIARRGAGVLYGGPIARDIVARVNSGSNAGSLSLADLGSYRAKQRVPVCTDYKRWKICGMPPPSSGGIAIAQILGTLQALETKNPKYALAALKPQRVNTPAQLEAHPDAVHAIAEADRLAYADRGLYVADTDFVPVDVSGMVNPSYLAVRAELIGDQSMGKAQPGTPPGATMAYAPDRSPPRLSTSQIVAVDDRGGAISMTTTIESYFGSHLMVRGFMLNNQLTDFSFVPSENGKPVANRVQPGKRPRSSMAPTLVFDRQSGQLVATLGSPGGSQIIEYVSKALVGMLDWNLDPQAAIGMGNFGSRNGPTEVEQGLVSPGLVQALQARGHQVTAIEMTSGTQAIVRRQGPDGKTVWAGGADPRREGVALGD
- a CDS encoding phosphotransferase, which codes for MTSNVSHFEGTRPVADQQRFDTDALEAWMRQHVDGFAGPLTVEQFKGGQSNPTFKLITPGQTYVMRAKPGPKSKLLPSAHAIEREYRVMAALAGTDVPVARMYALCEDEAVIGRAFYIMEFVAGRVLWDQSLPGMATAERSAIYDEMNRVIAALHSVDYNAIGLGDYGKPGNYFQRQIERWTKQYKLSETESIPAMDSLMDWLPQHIPQQDADLTSIVHGDYRLDNLMFHPTEPRVLAVLDWELSTLGHPMADFSYHCMSWHIAPGQFRGIAGLDFAALGIPDEASYRRQYEQRTGRPITGDWNFYLAFSMFRIAGILQGIMKRVVDGTASSAQATDAGKRARPMAEMGWEYAKKAKG